In a genomic window of Burkholderiales bacterium:
- a CDS encoding acetyl-CoA C-acyltransferase, translated as MKDAYIVAATRTPVGKAPRGMLRNVRPDDMLAHVLKAAVAQCPGLPAGDVEDVIVGCAMPEAEQGMNVARIAALLAGFPANVSAMTINRFCSSGVQAVALAADRIRLGEADVMIAAGTESMSMVPMGGNKPAFNPAIFERDENVAIAYGMGITAEKVAAQWKVTREAQDLYAADSHRRAVHAIDSGEFRDEVTPYNVVERVPDLESAQVKVVSREALNDEGPRRDTSPEALAKLRPAFAAKGSVTAGNSSQMSDGAGAVVLMSEGAVKRYGVTPLGRFVSYAVAGVPPEIMGIGPVKAIPKALALAGLRQEDIGWIELNEAFAAQTLAVIQELGLDREIVNPLGGAIALGHPLGATGAIRTATVMHGLRRRNKKYGMVTMCIGTGMGAAGIFEAF; from the coding sequence ATGAAAGACGCCTACATCGTCGCAGCGACCCGCACGCCGGTCGGCAAAGCGCCGCGCGGCATGCTTCGCAACGTGCGCCCCGACGACATGCTCGCGCACGTGCTCAAGGCCGCGGTCGCGCAATGCCCCGGACTGCCCGCGGGCGACGTCGAGGACGTGATCGTCGGCTGCGCGATGCCCGAGGCGGAGCAGGGCATGAACGTCGCGCGCATCGCCGCGCTGCTCGCGGGCTTTCCCGCGAACGTCTCGGCGATGACGATCAACCGTTTCTGCTCGTCGGGCGTGCAGGCGGTCGCGCTCGCGGCCGACCGCATACGGCTCGGCGAAGCCGACGTGATGATCGCCGCCGGCACCGAGAGCATGAGCATGGTGCCGATGGGCGGCAACAAGCCCGCGTTCAACCCCGCGATCTTCGAGCGCGACGAGAACGTCGCGATCGCGTACGGCATGGGCATCACCGCGGAGAAAGTCGCCGCGCAGTGGAAGGTGACCCGCGAAGCCCAGGATCTCTACGCCGCCGACAGCCACCGGCGCGCGGTGCACGCGATCGACAGCGGCGAGTTCCGCGACGAGGTGACGCCGTACAACGTGGTGGAGCGCGTGCCCGATCTCGAGAGCGCGCAGGTCAAAGTCGTCTCACGCGAAGCGCTGAACGACGAAGGTCCGCGCCGCGACACCTCACCCGAAGCGCTTGCGAAGCTCAGGCCCGCGTTCGCGGCGAAAGGCAGCGTCACCGCCGGCAACAGCTCGCAGATGTCGGACGGGGCAGGGGCGGTGGTGCTGATGAGCGAAGGTGCGGTGAAGCGCTACGGCGTCACGCCGCTGGGCCGCTTCGTCTCGTATGCCGTTGCCGGTGTGCCGCCCGAGATCATGGGCATCGGCCCGGTGAAAGCGATCCCGAAAGCGCTGGCGCTCGCCGGGCTCAGGCAGGAGGACATCGGCTGGATCGAGCTCAACGAAGCGTTCGCCGCGCAGACCCTCGCGGTGATCCAGGAGCTCGGTCTCGACCGCGAGATCGTCAATCCGCTCGGCGGCGCGATCGCGCTCGGGCACCCGCTGGGGGCGACCGGGGCGATCCGCACCGCGACCGTCATGCACGGCCTCAGGCGCCGCAACAAGAAGTACGGCATGGTGACGATGTGCATCGGCACCGGCATGGGCGCCGCGGGCATCTTCGAAGCCTTCTGA
- a CDS encoding glycosyltransferase family 61 protein: MLLGRLLKRRSSKRVRDVPARDYVERRGTPGALRSLRIAATRTQAQLLDLESGWLYTPLCVPIGAERCTTLDLHRVYSRDKYDVVYTDAFAEALDACAVPSVENIFVLSAPRNYWHFIMDCVPRLCFAAVMPDLRERALLVDAGATATEREVIARAAAQVGMEALRLVPAAHPLQPIAQAACPGYIDRYSATALWDEMLYPAAARPRRGIERLFVRRAARMRRLVNEDALVEALARIGFTAVDPGALGFEEQVATFADARVIVGVHGAALTNVLFAPRGATFVELYTTVHQPFYAELAAAKGMRYVPLAGESHEAAVDQHDDFGVDVPRVLEVLKELGVS; this comes from the coding sequence ATGCTCCTCGGCCGGCTGCTCAAACGGCGAAGCTCGAAACGCGTGCGGGACGTCCCCGCGCGCGACTACGTCGAGCGTCGCGGCACGCCGGGCGCCCTGCGCTCGCTCCGCATCGCCGCGACCAGGACGCAGGCCCAGCTTCTCGATCTCGAATCGGGCTGGCTGTACACGCCGCTCTGCGTGCCGATCGGCGCGGAGCGCTGCACGACCCTCGACCTGCACAGGGTGTACTCGCGCGACAAGTACGACGTCGTCTACACCGACGCCTTCGCCGAGGCTCTGGACGCATGCGCCGTGCCCTCGGTCGAGAATATCTTCGTCCTCTCCGCGCCCCGCAACTACTGGCACTTCATCATGGATTGCGTGCCGCGCCTGTGCTTCGCGGCCGTGATGCCGGATCTGCGCGAACGGGCGCTGCTCGTCGACGCCGGCGCGACCGCGACCGAGCGCGAGGTCATCGCTCGCGCCGCGGCGCAGGTCGGCATGGAGGCGCTCCGGCTCGTGCCCGCCGCACATCCCCTGCAGCCGATCGCGCAGGCCGCCTGCCCGGGTTACATCGACCGCTACTCGGCGACGGCGCTGTGGGACGAGATGCTCTATCCGGCGGCGGCGCGGCCGCGCCGCGGCATCGAGCGCCTGTTCGTGAGGCGCGCCGCGCGCATGCGGCGCCTCGTCAACGAGGATGCGCTGGTCGAGGCGCTGGCGCGCATCGGTTTCACGGCGGTCGATCCGGGCGCGCTCGGTTTCGAGGAGCAGGTCGCGACGTTCGCCGATGCGCGCGTGATCGTCGGCGTGCACGGTGCGGCCCTCACGAACGTGCTGTTCGCCCCGCGCGGTGCGACGTTCGTCGAGCTCTACACGACCGTGCACCAGCCGTTCTACGCGGAGCTGGCCGCAGCCAAGGGGATGCGTTACGTACCGCTCGCGGGCGAATCGCACGAGGCGGCCGTCGATCAGCACGACGACTTCGGCGTCGACGTGCCGCGCGTGCTGGAGGTGCTGAAAGAGCTCGGGGTGTCCTGA
- a CDS encoding outer membrane protein transport protein, translated as MRTLKLITLSVAAATAGFAANAMAGGFAIGIQSGSATGNAVAGGAAVAEDASVVWSNPAGMMHLASPRQVTVGLNVFKPSFKFENTGSTGLFALPGTGEGGDGGDWAYVPNAFGTYEINPRLRVGLALNVPFGLVTSYDQGWRGQLTALKSKIETININPAVAFKINDMFSVGAGVSVQRLKAELSSFSGVAALGNANLAADDTAWGWNVGLTFQPLQQLRFGATYRSAIDYSLDGDVRFTGVAGGPFGGNVRADLKVPDSASFSVLYALNPKWELMGDITWTGWDHLQQLVVTRTTTSAGGAAGSTFTTLPFNWKDTWRYSVGASYRVNDAFKLRFGFAFDETPTNDTTRTPRLPDQDRKWVAFGVQYRAPWKGVFEIGYAHEFIRDASVNVSVPPAPGALIGRFENKADILSVQYSHPF; from the coding sequence ATGAGAACACTCAAGCTGATCACGTTGTCCGTCGCGGCCGCGACGGCGGGTTTTGCTGCGAACGCGATGGCCGGCGGTTTCGCGATCGGCATCCAGAGCGGCAGCGCGACGGGCAACGCCGTCGCGGGCGGCGCCGCGGTCGCGGAGGACGCGAGCGTCGTCTGGTCGAATCCCGCCGGCATGATGCACCTTGCCTCGCCGCGCCAGGTCACCGTCGGCTTGAACGTGTTCAAGCCGTCGTTCAAGTTCGAGAACACCGGCTCGACCGGCCTCTTTGCCCTGCCGGGCACCGGCGAGGGCGGCGACGGCGGCGACTGGGCGTACGTGCCGAACGCTTTCGGCACCTACGAGATCAATCCGCGGCTGCGCGTCGGCCTCGCGCTGAACGTGCCGTTCGGCCTGGTCACCTCGTACGACCAGGGATGGCGCGGTCAGCTCACCGCGCTCAAGTCCAAGATCGAGACGATCAACATCAACCCGGCAGTCGCGTTCAAGATCAACGACATGTTCTCGGTCGGCGCCGGCGTGAGCGTGCAGCGCCTCAAGGCGGAGCTCTCGTCGTTCTCGGGCGTGGCCGCGCTCGGCAACGCGAACCTCGCGGCCGACGACACCGCGTGGGGCTGGAACGTCGGACTCACTTTCCAGCCGCTGCAGCAACTGCGCTTCGGCGCGACCTACCGCTCGGCGATCGACTACAGCCTCGACGGCGACGTCAGGTTCACCGGCGTGGCGGGCGGACCGTTCGGCGGCAACGTGAGGGCGGACCTGAAAGTGCCCGATTCGGCGTCGTTCAGCGTGCTGTACGCGCTCAATCCGAAGTGGGAGCTGATGGGAGACATCACGTGGACGGGCTGGGACCACCTGCAGCAGCTGGTCGTCACGCGCACGACCACCTCGGCAGGCGGCGCGGCGGGCTCGACGTTCACGACGCTGCCGTTCAACTGGAAGGACACGTGGCGCTACAGCGTCGGCGCGAGCTACCGCGTCAACGACGCCTTCAAGCTGCGGTTCGGCTTCGCGTTCGACGAGACGCCGACCAACGACACCACGCGCACGCCGCGGCTGCCCGACCAGGACCGCAAGTGGGTCGCGTTCGGCGTCCAGTATCGTGCGCCGTGGAAGGGCGTGTTCGAGATCGGGTACGCCCACGAGTTCATCAGGGACGCCAGCGTGAACGTGAGCGTGCCGCCGGCGCCCGGCGCTCTCATCGGGCGCTTCGAAAACAAGGCGGACATCCTCTCGGTGCAGTACTCTCATCCTTTCTGA
- a CDS encoding acyl-CoA thioesterase: MPDPRPVTTLPNREATLRVIPMPADANHTGDIFGGWIMAQVDLAGAVPAMRVAQGRVATVAVNSFVFRQPVFVGDLVSLYADVVRIGRTSITVSVEVYAQHRGSPDAVKVTEAVLTYVAVDANRRPRVVSAQQSGDRPADTA; the protein is encoded by the coding sequence ATGCCCGATCCTCGTCCCGTCACGACCCTGCCGAATCGCGAGGCGACGCTGCGCGTCATTCCGATGCCGGCCGACGCCAACCATACCGGGGACATCTTCGGCGGCTGGATCATGGCGCAGGTCGACTTGGCCGGCGCGGTACCCGCGATGCGCGTCGCGCAAGGCCGCGTCGCGACGGTCGCAGTGAACTCGTTCGTGTTCAGGCAGCCGGTGTTCGTCGGCGACCTCGTGAGCCTGTACGCCGACGTCGTGCGCATCGGGCGCACTTCGATCACCGTGAGCGTCGAAGTCTACGCGCAGCACCGCGGCTCGCCGGACGCGGTCAAGGTCACCGAGGCGGTGCTCACGTACGTCGCGGTCGACGCGAATCGCCGGCCGCGTGTTGTATCCGCGCAACAGTCCGGGGACCGACCGGCGGACACAGCGTAA
- a CDS encoding electron transfer flavoprotein-ubiquinone oxidoreductase — MAEVDQIERESMQYDVVIVGAGPAGLAAAIRLKQLAAERNTEIGVCVLEKGSEVGAHILSGAVMDPRSIDELIPDWQAKEAPLNAPVTEDRFLFLTKDSSYKVPDFMLPACFKNHGNYVISLGNVCRWLGQQAEALGVEIFPGFPAADVLYHDNGAVKGVVTGDMGVDREGKPTDAYQPGMELHGKYTLFAEGCRGHLGRRLQAKYNLRDGVDPQVYGIGLKELWEIKPEKHQKGLVMHTAGWPLESDTYGGSFFYHMEDNLVAIGFVVGLGYTNPYLSPYEEFQRYKTHPAIRSFLEGGKRIAYGARAITAGGLQSLPKLVFPGGALIGDDAGFLNASRIKGSHAAMKSGALAAEAIADALQANRESDELTAYPEAFRQSWLHEELYKARNFKPFMSKGLYTGTVMVGIDQVLFGGKAPWTLRHHHSDHETLKPKKDVQPIAYPKPDGVLTFDRLSSVFISNTNHNEDQPVHLTLKDPSVPIKVNLALYDAPEQRYCPAGVYEIVTEGEAPRLQINAQNCVHCKTCDIKDPTQNIVWVTPEGGGGPNYPNM; from the coding sequence ATGGCCGAGGTCGATCAAATCGAACGCGAGTCGATGCAGTATGACGTGGTGATCGTCGGCGCAGGTCCGGCCGGCCTCGCCGCGGCGATCCGTCTCAAGCAGCTCGCCGCCGAGCGCAACACCGAGATCGGCGTCTGCGTGCTCGAAAAAGGATCGGAAGTCGGTGCGCACATCCTGTCGGGCGCGGTGATGGATCCGCGCTCGATCGACGAGCTCATCCCCGACTGGCAGGCGAAAGAAGCGCCGCTCAATGCGCCGGTCACCGAGGACCGCTTCCTGTTCCTCACCAAGGATTCTTCGTACAAGGTGCCGGACTTCATGCTGCCGGCGTGCTTCAAGAATCACGGCAACTACGTGATCAGCCTCGGCAACGTCTGCCGCTGGCTGGGTCAGCAGGCCGAAGCGCTGGGCGTGGAGATCTTCCCCGGCTTCCCGGCGGCCGACGTGCTGTATCACGACAACGGCGCGGTCAAAGGCGTCGTCACCGGCGACATGGGCGTGGACCGCGAAGGCAAGCCGACCGACGCCTACCAGCCCGGCATGGAGCTGCACGGCAAGTACACGCTGTTCGCCGAAGGCTGCCGCGGCCATCTCGGCCGCCGGCTGCAGGCGAAATACAACCTGCGTGACGGCGTCGACCCGCAGGTCTACGGCATCGGCCTGAAAGAGCTGTGGGAGATCAAGCCCGAGAAACACCAGAAAGGCCTGGTGATGCACACCGCGGGCTGGCCGCTCGAGAGCGATACCTACGGCGGGTCGTTCTTCTATCACATGGAAGACAACCTGGTCGCGATCGGCTTCGTGGTCGGTCTCGGCTACACCAATCCCTATCTCTCGCCGTATGAAGAGTTCCAGCGCTACAAGACGCACCCCGCCATCCGCAGCTTCCTCGAAGGCGGCAAAAGGATCGCGTACGGCGCGCGCGCGATCACCGCGGGCGGCCTCCAGTCGCTGCCGAAGCTCGTGTTCCCGGGCGGCGCGCTGATCGGCGACGACGCCGGCTTCCTCAACGCGTCTCGCATCAAGGGCAGCCACGCGGCGATGAAATCGGGCGCGCTCGCCGCCGAAGCGATCGCCGATGCGCTACAGGCCAATCGCGAAAGCGACGAGCTGACCGCGTACCCCGAAGCGTTCCGTCAGAGCTGGCTGCACGAAGAGCTGTACAAGGCGCGCAACTTCAAGCCGTTCATGAGCAAGGGCCTGTACACCGGCACGGTCATGGTCGGCATCGACCAGGTGCTCTTCGGCGGCAAGGCGCCGTGGACGCTGCGCCACCATCATTCGGACCACGAGACGCTCAAGCCCAAGAAGGACGTGCAGCCGATCGCCTATCCGAAACCCGACGGCGTGCTGACGTTCGATCGCCTGTCGTCGGTCTTCATCTCGAACACCAACCACAACGAAGACCAGCCGGTGCACCTCACGCTGAAGGACCCGAGCGTGCCGATCAAGGTGAACCTCGCGCTGTACGACGCGCCCGAGCAGCGCTACTGCCCGGCCGGCGTGTACGAGATCGTGACCGAAGGCGAAGCGCCGCGGCTGCAGATCAACGCGCAGAACTGCGTGCACTGCAAGACCTGCGACATCAAGGATCCCACGCAGAACATCGTGTGGGTCACGCCCGAAGGCGGCGGCGGGCCGAACTACCCGAACATGTAA
- a CDS encoding 3-hydroxyacyl-CoA dehydrogenase/enoyl-CoA hydratase family protein, translating into MQGQRFIVRKAAVLGAGVMGAQIAAHLANADVPVMLFELAAKEGDPSANSRRAIDNLKRLEPSPLAVPSRAVHIEPANYDQHLAALGECDLVIEAISERIDWKADLYGKVAPHLGAATVFVTNTSGLSINTLADALPADVRRRFCGVHFFNPPRYMQLVELIPAASTDPALLDQLETFLVTTLGKGVVRAKDTPNFIANRVGVFSLLATIHHAQALGIPFDTVDALTGSLIGRPKSATFRTADVVGLDTFRHVVDTMKDTLPSDPWHRYYDVPAWLKTLIEQGALGQKTRKGVYQKVGRDIHVLDAATGQYRLSEGTADEKIVDVLKETDVAKRFEALHASDHPQAQFLWSVYRDVFHYCAALLAEIAHNARDLDLAIRWGFGWDRGPFEIWQAAGWQRVAGWIAEDIAAGKAMAALPLPEWAMGGRTGVHTAQGSWSAASGTYEPRSTLPVYRRQPFPAALLGEPVRYGETIFETDAVRCWHTGDDIAIVSFKSKMHAIGGDVLEGVTRAIDEAERNYLGLVIWQTEPPFSVGANLKKTQTGGERRKPSGLSRFIRNVKKEAESLALKAARQLGVADQLMAGRLAEVETLVEQFQETTQALKYSAVPTVAAVEGFAFGGGCEFIMHCDRAVAALESYIGLVEVGVGLLPAGGGCKEFALRAAAEAKGGDIGAPIQRYFKAVAMAEVGRSAEHARELGYLRPTDTIVMNRYELLHVAKAQVRALAEAGYRPPLRPKAIPVAGRNAIGTIKAFMVNMREGGQISEHDYLIGSKVAEVLCGGEVEGGSLVDENWFLELERRHFMELLATEKTQARIEHMLKNGKPLRN; encoded by the coding sequence ATGCAGGGCCAGAGATTCATCGTTCGCAAGGCCGCCGTGCTCGGCGCCGGCGTGATGGGCGCGCAGATCGCGGCGCACCTCGCGAATGCCGACGTGCCGGTGATGCTGTTCGAGCTCGCGGCGAAGGAAGGCGACCCCAGCGCCAACTCGCGGCGCGCGATCGACAACCTGAAGCGCCTCGAGCCCAGCCCGCTCGCGGTGCCGTCGCGCGCGGTGCACATCGAGCCCGCCAATTACGACCAGCATCTCGCGGCGCTCGGCGAGTGCGACCTCGTCATCGAGGCGATCTCCGAGCGCATCGACTGGAAGGCCGATCTCTACGGCAAGGTCGCGCCTCACCTCGGGGCGGCCACCGTGTTCGTGACGAACACCTCGGGTCTTTCGATCAACACGCTCGCGGACGCGCTGCCCGCGGACGTGCGGCGGCGCTTCTGCGGCGTGCACTTCTTCAACCCGCCGCGCTACATGCAGCTCGTCGAGCTCATCCCCGCGGCGAGCACCGATCCTGCCTTGCTGGATCAGCTCGAGACTTTCCTCGTCACGACGCTCGGCAAGGGCGTGGTGCGCGCGAAGGACACGCCGAACTTCATCGCCAACCGCGTCGGGGTGTTCTCGCTGCTCGCGACCATCCATCACGCGCAAGCGTTAGGTATCCCGTTCGATACGGTCGACGCGCTCACCGGCTCGCTGATCGGCCGACCGAAGAGCGCGACGTTCCGCACCGCCGACGTCGTCGGGCTCGACACGTTCAGGCACGTGGTCGACACGATGAAGGACACGCTGCCGTCCGATCCGTGGCATCGCTACTACGACGTGCCGGCGTGGCTCAAGACGCTGATCGAGCAGGGCGCGCTGGGACAGAAGACGCGCAAAGGCGTGTACCAGAAGGTGGGGCGCGACATCCACGTGCTCGACGCGGCGACCGGACAGTACCGCTTGTCCGAAGGCACGGCGGATGAAAAGATCGTCGACGTCCTGAAGGAGACGGACGTCGCGAAGCGCTTCGAAGCGCTGCACGCGTCCGATCACCCGCAGGCGCAGTTCCTGTGGTCGGTGTATCGCGACGTCTTCCATTACTGCGCGGCGCTCCTGGCCGAGATCGCGCACAACGCGCGCGACCTCGACCTCGCCATCCGCTGGGGTTTCGGCTGGGATCGCGGGCCTTTCGAGATCTGGCAGGCCGCGGGCTGGCAGCGCGTCGCGGGATGGATCGCCGAGGACATCGCAGCCGGCAAGGCGATGGCCGCGCTGCCGCTGCCCGAGTGGGCGATGGGCGGCCGCACCGGCGTGCACACCGCGCAGGGCTCGTGGTCGGCGGCGAGCGGCACCTACGAGCCGCGCTCGACGCTGCCGGTGTATCGCCGCCAGCCGTTCCCCGCCGCGCTGCTCGGCGAGCCGGTGCGCTACGGCGAGACGATCTTCGAGACCGACGCGGTGCGCTGCTGGCACACCGGCGACGACATCGCCATCGTGTCGTTCAAGTCGAAGATGCACGCGATCGGCGGCGACGTGCTCGAAGGCGTTACGCGCGCGATCGATGAAGCCGAGCGCAACTATCTCGGGCTCGTCATCTGGCAGACCGAGCCGCCGTTCTCGGTCGGCGCGAACCTGAAGAAGACCCAGACCGGGGGAGAGCGGCGCAAGCCCTCGGGTCTGTCGCGCTTCATCCGCAACGTGAAGAAGGAAGCGGAGTCGCTGGCGCTCAAGGCCGCGCGCCAGCTCGGCGTCGCCGACCAGCTCATGGCGGGGCGGCTTGCCGAAGTCGAAACGCTGGTCGAGCAGTTCCAGGAGACGACGCAGGCGCTGAAATATTCGGCGGTCCCGACGGTCGCGGCGGTCGAAGGCTTCGCGTTCGGCGGGGGCTGCGAGTTCATCATGCATTGCGACCGCGCGGTCGCGGCGCTCGAGAGCTACATCGGCCTCGTCGAGGTCGGCGTCGGGCTGCTGCCCGCCGGCGGCGGCTGCAAGGAGTTCGCGCTGCGCGCCGCGGCGGAAGCGAAGGGCGGCGACATCGGGGCGCCCATCCAGCGTTACTTCAAGGCGGTGGCGATGGCCGAGGTCGGGCGCAGCGCCGAGCACGCGCGCGAGCTCGGTTACCTGCGCCCGACCGACACGATCGTGATGAACCGCTACGAGCTCCTGCACGTGGCGAAAGCGCAGGTGCGCGCGCTCGCGGAAGCGGGCTACCGTCCGCCGCTCAGGCCGAAAGCGATCCCCGTCGCCGGCCGCAACGCGATCGGCACGATCAAGGCGTTCATGGTGAACATGCGCGAAGGCGGCCAGATCTCCGAGCACGACTACCTGATCGGCTCCAAAGTCGCCGAAGTGCTGTGCGGCGGCGAGGTCGAAGGCGGCAGCCTCGTCGACGAGAACTGGTTCCTCGAGCTCGAGCGGCGGCACTTCATGGAACTCCTCGCTACGGAAAAGACCCAAGCCCGTATCGAGCACATGCTCAAGAACGGCAAGCCGCTGAGGAACTAG
- a CDS encoding SDR family oxidoreductase, protein MDLQLKDKTALVTGSSMGIGRAIAKALAAEGVKTAIVARRRNLLEGVADEIVSAGGIEPAIFEVDVMHQGAVKKLANDAREALGGIDILINSAGGSQPPIGIDAPDDAWEYAMTLNFVRVRQLTHAVLPGMVEKKWGRIVSITGKSEPEKLIAATPSKAAVHAWSKGLSREVGKHGVTVNCIPPGRIMSEQIRRKYSEDFRAKQSAEEIPVGRYGEPEELAALAVFLCSPLARYITGTVMPVDGGLKKYAF, encoded by the coding sequence ATGGACTTACAACTGAAGGATAAAACTGCGCTCGTCACCGGCTCGAGCATGGGCATCGGCCGCGCGATCGCGAAAGCGCTCGCGGCCGAAGGCGTAAAGACCGCGATCGTCGCGCGCCGCCGCAACCTGCTCGAAGGCGTGGCGGACGAGATCGTCTCGGCCGGCGGCATCGAGCCCGCGATCTTCGAAGTCGACGTGATGCACCAAGGCGCGGTGAAGAAGCTGGCGAACGATGCGCGCGAGGCGCTCGGCGGCATCGACATCCTGATCAATTCGGCGGGCGGCAGCCAGCCGCCGATCGGCATCGACGCGCCCGACGACGCGTGGGAGTACGCGATGACGCTCAACTTCGTGCGGGTGCGCCAGCTCACGCACGCGGTGCTGCCCGGCATGGTCGAGAAGAAGTGGGGCCGCATCGTCAGCATCACCGGCAAGTCCGAGCCCGAGAAGCTGATCGCCGCGACGCCGTCCAAGGCCGCGGTGCACGCGTGGTCCAAAGGACTCTCGCGCGAGGTCGGCAAGCACGGCGTCACCGTCAACTGCATCCCGCCGGGTCGCATCATGAGCGAGCAGATCCGGCGCAAGTACTCGGAGGACTTCCGCGCGAAGCAGTCGGCCGAGGAGATTCCGGTCGGACGCTACGGCGAGCCCGAAGAGCTGGCCGCACTGGCGGTATTCCTCTGCTCCCCCCTCGCCCGTTACATCACCGGCACGGTCATGCCCGTCGACGGCGGACTAAAAAAGTACGCGTTTTGA
- the hpnD gene encoding presqualene diphosphate synthase HpnD encodes MDPHQYCRQRCAPPGSAFYYSVRVLPPDLQRAAVALEAFRREVTGIANEVRDPGVARTKLAWWHGEIESLYAGEPHHPVTRALAAALAPHGIERGALEDVLQAAAMDLEYNAYPDVDALEVYCRRVRGVPQRLLSRVFGFDDAKTLEHAQELGIALELTRIVRDAGEDARHGRVYLPLHDMAEHGVTSDDLAHARETDAFRRLIAAGIARADARYDRAMALLPPGDRKSQRPGLVMAAIERALLREIEADGCRVLTQRTSLTPLRMLWISMRTR; translated from the coding sequence TTGGACCCGCATCAATACTGCCGGCAGAGGTGTGCTCCGCCCGGCTCCGCGTTCTATTACAGCGTTCGCGTGCTGCCGCCGGACCTGCAGCGGGCGGCGGTCGCGCTCGAAGCGTTTCGGCGCGAGGTCACCGGCATCGCCAACGAAGTGCGCGACCCGGGCGTCGCGCGCACCAAGCTCGCGTGGTGGCACGGCGAGATCGAGAGCCTCTACGCGGGGGAACCGCACCATCCGGTGACGCGCGCATTGGCCGCCGCGCTCGCGCCTCACGGTATCGAGCGCGGCGCGCTCGAGGACGTGTTGCAGGCCGCCGCGATGGATCTCGAATACAACGCGTATCCCGATGTCGACGCGCTCGAGGTCTACTGCCGGCGCGTGCGCGGCGTGCCGCAGCGGCTCCTGTCCCGCGTCTTCGGGTTCGACGACGCGAAGACACTCGAGCATGCGCAAGAGCTGGGCATCGCGCTGGAGCTCACGCGCATCGTGCGCGATGCCGGCGAAGACGCGCGGCACGGGCGCGTCTACCTGCCGCTGCACGACATGGCCGAGCACGGCGTCACCTCCGACGATCTCGCGCACGCACGCGAGACCGACGCTTTCCGGCGCCTCATCGCAGCCGGGATCGCGCGCGCCGATGCGCGTTACGATCGCGCGATGGCGCTCCTGCCGCCCGGCGATCGCAAATCGCAGCGTCCGGGGCTCGTGATGGCGGCGATCGAGCGCGCGCTGCTGCGAGAGATCGAGGCCGACGGCTGCCGGGTCCTGACGCAGCGCACATCGCTCACGCCGCTGCGCATGTTATGGATTTCGATGCGTACCCGCTGA
- a CDS encoding 4-oxalomesaconate tautomerase — translation MQTKIPCVIMRGGTSRGPFFLQTDLPSDIPTRDAVLLAAMGSPHDYQVDGIGGARSLTSKVAMISRSKQAGADVDYLFAQVLIDQPLVDTKPNCGNMLVAVGPFAIEAGLVPAKDGETTVRIYNVNTRTLVEAIVQTPGGKVTYEGGASIDGVPGTAAPVGINFKGGIGAVTGKLLPTGKPLDVIDGIEVSCVDVAMPTMFVRAEALAKTGYETAAELDADKEFTARMEAIRLKAGVLMGMGDVSKSVTPKVALLARPKDGGAIATRYFVPDACHKALAVTGTVCLASACAIPGTIASQIAQVKPAPQGIIEIEHPSGKIAIDLDADFTGGKQELRRAALVRTARRVFEGNILVPSHVWAGKVDETRKAAA, via the coding sequence ATGCAAACCAAGATCCCCTGCGTCATCATGCGCGGCGGCACGTCGCGCGGTCCGTTCTTCCTCCAGACCGACCTGCCTTCCGACATTCCCACGCGCGATGCGGTCCTGCTCGCCGCGATGGGCTCGCCGCACGACTATCAGGTCGACGGCATCGGCGGCGCGCGCTCGCTCACCAGCAAGGTCGCGATGATCTCGCGCTCCAAGCAGGCGGGCGCCGACGTGGACTATCTCTTCGCGCAGGTCCTGATCGACCAGCCGCTCGTCGACACCAAGCCCAACTGCGGCAACATGCTCGTCGCGGTCGGGCCGTTCGCGATCGAAGCGGGCCTCGTTCCCGCGAAAGACGGCGAGACCACGGTGCGCATCTACAACGTCAACACCAGGACGCTGGTGGAGGCGATCGTGCAGACGCCCGGCGGCAAGGTGACCTACGAAGGCGGCGCGTCGATCGACGGCGTGCCCGGCACCGCCGCCCCCGTCGGCATCAACTTCAAGGGCGGCATCGGTGCAGTGACCGGCAAGCTCCTGCCGACCGGCAAGCCCCTCGACGTGATCGACGGCATCGAAGTCTCGTGCGTCGACGTCGCGATGCCGACCATGTTCGTGCGCGCCGAAGCTTTGGCCAAGACCGGTTACGAGACCGCCGCCGAGCTCGACGCGGACAAGGAGTTCACGGCGCGCATGGAAGCGATACGGCTGAAGGCCGGCGTGCTGATGGGCATGGGCGACGTCTCGAAGAGCGTCACGCCGAAAGTCGCGCTGCTCGCCAGGCCGAAAGACGGCGGTGCGATCGCGACGCGTTACTTCGTGCCCGACGCCTGTCACAAGGCGCTCGCGGTCACCGGCACGGTGTGCCTCGCGTCGGCGTGCGCCATCCCCGGCACGATCGCGTCGCAGATCGCGCAGGTGAAACCCGCGCCGCAGGGCATCATCGAGATCGAGCACCCGTCGGGCAAGATCGCCATCGACCTCGACGCCGATTTCACCGGCGGCAAACAGGAGCTCCGCCGCGCGGCGCTGGTGCGCACCGCGCGCCGCGTGTTCGAAGGCAACATTCTCGTGCCGTCGCACGTGTGGGCGGGCAAGGTGGACGAAACCCGGAAGGCGGCAGCGTAA